A region from the Ammospiza caudacuta isolate bAmmCau1 chromosome 4, bAmmCau1.pri, whole genome shotgun sequence genome encodes:
- the MGAT4D gene encoding alpha-1,3-mannosyl-glycoprotein 4-beta-N-acetylglucosaminyltransferase-like protein MGAT4D has translation MRLRLGQVLPALCLGAAFPLLWFALWHGGPGNGLDTYEQQLLELQQRLLYADVENKKISRELSSVLDEIKNIAARGMNVTKNHTGSKELTLPRKLPVHLTNIYYYLPHLREYEDAIFPNVIFGQQRTGVSLVMGIPTVKREKQNYLIDTLHSLLYQLSEEQKRDCVIIIFVAEVDAEYVKSVAESVKTSFPREVQSGVLEVVSPPASYYPDLSNLQKTLGDSEDRVRWRTKQNLDYSFLMLYAQPKGTFYLQLEDDIIAKPDFVESIKSFAAQQSQDWMVLEFSQLGFIGKLFKSEDLPQMVEFFLMFYKDKPIDWLIDHLLWVKVCNPEKDATHCEKEKSKLRVRAKPSLFQHMGTFSSLAGKIQNLKDKDFGKMLLHKAHNNPPAKVHTSLKIYEQYTLEKVYKGQDCFWALAPVAGDYIRFTFLNPLEVEKYLFRSGNVEHPGDKLFNTTVEVLPADKALRKELIHNGRKFNYPATKDGYLIIGAFENGTAEGSISQAIGRIEAIRLSVSSDSPVWAILSEVLIKTSEN, from the exons ATGCGGCTGCGGCTCGGGCAGGTGCTGCCGGCGCTGTGCCTCGGCGCCGCCTTTCCCCTGCTGTGGTTCGCGCTGTGGCACGGCGGCCCAG GAAATGGCTTAGATACGTAcgaacagcagctgctggaacttCAGCAAAGACTGTTGTATGCTGAcgtggaaaacaaaaaaatatcacGTGAACTGAGCAGTGTCCTAGATGAAATCAAAAATATAGCTGCAAGAGGAATGAACGTGACAAAAAATCACACAGGT TCGAAAGAGTTAACCCTGCCCAGAAAACTTCCCGTGCACCTTACAAACATCTACTACTATCTCCCTCACCTGCGAGAATATGAAGACGCAATTTTCCCAAATGTTATTTTTGGgcagcagagaactggag TCTCCCTGGTGATGGGTATTCCTAcagtgaaaagggaaaaacaaaattaccTGATTGATACTCTGCATTCCCTGCTGTACCAACTCTCTGAGGAGCAGAAGAGGGACTGTGTAATAATCATCTTTGTAGCAGAG GTGGATGCAGAGTATGTTAAGAGTGTTGCAGAAAGTGTTAAAACCAG cttccccagagaagtCCAGTCTGGAGTCCTGGAGGTTGtttctcctcctgcttcctATTACCCAGACCTTTCCAACCTGCAGAAAACGCTCGGAGATTCTGAGGACCGAGTAAG GTGGAGAACTAAACAGAATTTGGACTATAGCTTTTTAATGCTGTATGCTCAACCTAAGGGAACGTTTTATTTACAG CTGGAAGATGATATTATAGCCAAGCCTGATTTTGTTGAGAGCATAAAAAGCTTTGCTGCTCAGCAGTCCCAAGATTGGATGGTTCTTGAGTTCTCACAGCTTGGATTTATTG GAAAATTGTTTAAATCAGAAGACTTACCACAAATGGTGGAATTTTTTCTCATGTTCTATAAGGATAAGCCTATAGACTGGCTCATAGACCACCTGCTCTGGGTTAAAGTGTGCAATCCAGAGAAGGATGCA ACACACTGTGAGAAGGAAAAGTCAAAGCTGCGTGTCCGTGCTAAGCCATCTCTCTTTCAGCACATGGGAACCTTTTCATCCTTGGCTGGGAAGATACAGAATTTGAAA GATAAAGATTTTGGAAAAATGTTGCTACATAAAGCACATAATAATCCACCTGCAAAAGTGCACACAAGCCTAAAAATATATGAACAATATACCCTGGAGAAAGTTTACAAAGGACAAGACTGTTTTTGGGCCTTAGCTCCAGTGGCAGGTGACTACATCAGGTTCACATTTTTAAATCCACTAGAAGTTGAAAA GTACTTGTTCAGAAGTGGGAACGTGGAGCACCCTGGTGATAAACTGTTTAACACCACTGTGGAAGTGCTGCCAGCTGAT aaagcaCTAAGAAAAGAATTGATTCACAATGGCAGAAAATTTAACTACCCAGCAACCAAAGATGGATATTTAATAATAG gGGCTTTTGAAAATGGCACAGCAGAAGGCAGCATCAGCCAGGCAATAGGAAGAATAGAGGCCATTCGTTTATCAGTCAGCTCTGACTCTCCAGTCTGGGCAATACTCAGTGAG gTACTTATCAAGAcatctgaaaactga